The genomic interval TTTCTGTACAGCAACACAAGAACAAAGACCAACTCTATGGTTTATAGTGGGGAGCTCTGAAGAACAGTTGTCAGAAACCTTGAGCTGATTGCTACACAGTAAAGAGTGTCTATTACAGGGTCATATTCAtcaggcaccaaacggaagaaaaagGACTGAAAAAGGGGAGGGACTACTACAACACCAGTTTTCCGTTTTCTGTTGCAAAAATGTTTCGCTACATTGTGCCGTAATACGACACAGCTTTAGCCTGCCAAACGCAGCCGCTGACATCGCAGAATACGATTAGAATAGCACGTTCTTAAAATATTCTTATTTTGGCTTACCTCACGATAAcctttctctgtgtctggtcaATCTTGCAGTACACCATCTTAGTCCGAACGGCTACAGACAAAAGAGACAGGAAGACATTGAGGTGGGCGGCAGACAAGAGGGAGTATCCGTGTGTCAAGGCAACCCTCAAACACATTACAGACTTCTGAGAGGGCGACCAACGTCACAGTAACAATAAGGATACTAACTCCTACATGTCAGCTCCTATGACAGTTTGGTTCCTCAATTTGTCAAAAAAAAATACATCTACAGACAACATCCTGTTATGACCGTTTGAACTTTTTGTGTTTATAGATGTGAGGTGGACTGTTGCATTGAGGGGGAATTCCAGCAGGGTCAGAGGGGTATAGTATTAGTATCAGAGGGGAGTATAGTACtattagagagagtgtgtgggtcaGAGGGAGTAAGGTATTATTAGTGTGTGGGTCAGAGGGAGTATAGTACTATTAGAGAGTGTGTGGGTCAGAGGGGAGTATAGTACTATTAGAGAGAAGTGTGGGGTCAGAGGGGGAGTATAGGTATTATTAGAGAGTGTACTATTAGAGAGAGTGGGTCAGAGGGGAGTATAGTACTATTAGAGAGAGTGTGCGGGTCAGAGGGGGGAGTATAGTACtattagagagagtgtgtgggtcaGAGGGGAGTATAGTACtattagagagagtgtgtgggtcaGAGGGGAGTAAGGTATTATTAGAGAGTGTGTGGGTCAGAGGGGAGTATAGTACtattagagagagtgtgtgggtcaGAGGGGAGTATAGTACTATTAACTGCAGTTCCTGCTGCATGGTGTCAAAGGAGATCTCTTTAGTACTATGCCCATGAACGTCAGCAGACACATCTTAGCCATGTTCTGctcatggttgagacctggggacaggaagacagtcagtaaaacacaggactaacatcatggttgagacctggggacaggaagacagtcagtaaaacacaggactaacatcatggttgagacctggggacaggaagacagtcagtaaaacacaggactaacatcatggttgagacctggggacaggaagacagtcaataaaacacaggactaacatcatggttgagacctggggacaggaagacagtcagtaaaacacaggactaacatcatggttgagacctggggacaggaagacagtcagtaaaacacaggactaacatcatggttgagacctggggacaggaagacagtcaataaaacacaggactaacatcatggttgagacctggggacaggaagacagtcaataaaacacaggactaacatcatggttgagacctggggacaggaaataaacacaggactaacatcatggttgagacctggggacaggaagacagtaaaaaacacaggactaacatcatggttgagacctggggacaggaagacagtcagtaaaacacaggactaacatcatggttgagacctggggacaggaagacagtcagtaaaacacaggactaacatcatggttgagacctggggacaggaagacagtcagtaaaacacaggactaacatcatggttgagacctggggacaggaagacagtcaataaaacacaggactaacatcatggttgagacctggggacaggaagacagtcaataaaacacaggactaacatcatggttgagacctggggacaggaagacagtcagtaaaacacaggactaacatcatggttgagacctggggacaggaagacagtcagtaaaacacaggactaacatcatggttgagacctggggacaggaagacagtcaataaaacacaggactaacatcatggttgagacctggggacaggaagacagtcagtaaaacacaggactaacatcatggttgagacctggggacaggacagtcaacacaggactaacatcatggttgagacctggggacaggaagacagtcaataaaacacaggactaacatcatggttgagacctggggacaggaagacagtcaataaaacacaggactaacatcatggttgagacctggggacaggaagacagtcaggactaacatcatggttgagacctggggacaggaagacagtcagtaaaacacaggactaacatcatggt from Oncorhynchus gorbuscha isolate QuinsamMale2020 ecotype Even-year unplaced genomic scaffold, OgorEven_v1.0 Un_scaffold_11056, whole genome shotgun sequence carries:
- the LOC124030383 gene encoding eukaryotic translation initiation factor 3 subunit M-like, with the protein product MCLRVALTHGYSLLSAAHLNVFLSLLSVAVRTKMVYCKIDQTQRKVIVSHSTHRTFGKQQWQQLYDSLSSWKGNLATVKTSLQTLSPSA